From a region of the Listeria monocytogenes ATCC 19117 genome:
- a CDS encoding DUF5327 family protein: MIIADSKIFEQMENELAKAKAATTKASQDKHLHGLMLLVQLAKTGDETTAAVEPIAIQSAEPAQIASMDGKKIELEDGANGDSLLDF; the protein is encoded by the coding sequence ATGATTATTGCAGATTCAAAGATTTTTGAACAAATGGAAAACGAATTAGCGAAAGCAAAAGCAGCAACCACAAAAGCGAGTCAAGATAAGCATTTGCATGGTTTGATGCTGCTTGTTCAGCTTGCAAAAACAGGCGATGAGACAACTGCGGCTGTAGAACCGATTGCTATTCAGTCAGCAGAACCGGCGCAAATTGCAAGTATGGACGGGAAGAAAATAGAGTTAGAAGACGGCGCGAACGGAGACTCGTTGCTTGATTTTTAG
- a CDS encoding ABC transporter permease yields the protein MFNLYYTALKSLAAKETNRYMRIWVQTLVPPVITTSLYFIIFGKMIGSRIGEMNGFSYMEYIVPGLIMMSVITSSYANVSSSFFSQKFQKNIEEILVAPVPTHIIIWGFLIGGIGRSVLVGALVTLISMVFVPIHIHSWTIGIITFLMTAILFSLAGLINGIFARSFDDVSIVPTFVLQPLTYLGGVFYAISMLPPIWQAISKVNPIVYMISGFRYGFLGVTDVPVAISLSILVVFSAVLYSICWYLISKGRGLRS from the coding sequence ATGTTTAATCTATATTATACAGCTTTAAAAAGTCTAGCTGCGAAAGAAACGAATCGCTATATGCGAATTTGGGTACAAACACTCGTGCCGCCAGTTATCACGACTTCGCTTTACTTTATTATTTTCGGGAAAATGATTGGTAGCCGCATTGGGGAAATGAATGGCTTTTCTTATATGGAGTACATTGTGCCGGGGCTGATTATGATGTCCGTCATTACTAGTTCTTACGCCAATGTATCGTCTTCCTTTTTCTCGCAAAAGTTTCAGAAAAACATTGAAGAAATTCTTGTTGCGCCGGTGCCAACGCATATTATTATTTGGGGCTTTTTGATTGGTGGGATTGGTAGAAGTGTTTTAGTTGGAGCACTTGTCACGCTTATTTCGATGGTGTTTGTGCCGATTCACATTCATTCGTGGACGATTGGTATTATTACCTTCTTAATGACGGCGATTTTATTTTCACTCGCGGGACTTATTAACGGGATTTTCGCTAGATCATTTGACGATGTATCCATTGTCCCAACTTTTGTCTTACAACCGTTAACGTATCTAGGCGGCGTATTCTACGCGATTTCGATGTTACCGCCAATCTGGCAAGCGATTTCTAAAGTGAACCCGATTGTCTATATGATTTCCGGATTCCGCTACGGTTTCCTAGGTGTTACAGATGTACCAGTAGCAATTTCTCTATCCATTCTTGTTGTATTTAGTGCCGTTCTTTACTCGATTTGTTGGTATTTAATTAGTAAAGGGCGAGGACTTCGAAGTTAA
- a CDS encoding ABC transporter ATP-binding protein: MTYALEIKGLRKIYSTGVEALRGVDLTVEEGDFYALLGPNGAGKSTTIGIITSLVNKTSGQVSVFGYDLDTDIVRAKQQIGLVPQEFNFNPFETVQQIVVNQAGYYGVSRKEAIKRSEKYLKQSNLWEKRNERARMLSGGMKRRLMIARALMHEPKLLILDEPTAGVDIELRREMWTFLRELNESGTTIILTTHYLEEAEMLCRNIGIIQSGELIENTSMKSLLSKLQFETFIFDLEPYEEAFEITGYNHVFEDKQTLSVEVERNQGVNHIFEQLSEHGIKVLSMRNKSNRLEELFLKITEEKHQVGEKHV, encoded by the coding sequence ATGACTTATGCACTTGAAATAAAAGGGTTAAGAAAAATTTATTCCACTGGGGTCGAAGCGTTACGCGGTGTGGATTTAACGGTAGAAGAAGGAGATTTTTATGCACTGCTTGGTCCTAATGGTGCCGGGAAATCAACGACGATTGGTATTATTACTTCACTAGTCAATAAAACATCTGGTCAAGTAAGCGTATTTGGCTATGATCTCGATACAGATATTGTCCGGGCAAAACAGCAAATCGGACTAGTTCCGCAAGAGTTTAACTTTAATCCGTTCGAAACGGTTCAGCAAATCGTTGTTAACCAAGCTGGCTATTACGGTGTTTCTCGTAAGGAAGCTATCAAACGTAGCGAAAAATATTTAAAACAATCGAATTTGTGGGAGAAGCGGAATGAACGTGCGCGGATGCTCTCGGGCGGGATGAAACGCCGCTTGATGATTGCGCGTGCTCTCATGCATGAACCGAAGCTGCTTATTTTAGATGAACCGACTGCTGGGGTCGACATTGAACTTAGACGTGAGATGTGGACGTTTTTAAGAGAGTTAAACGAAAGTGGTACGACGATTATTTTGACGACGCATTATTTAGAAGAAGCAGAGATGCTTTGTCGTAATATCGGTATTATTCAATCTGGGGAGTTAATTGAGAATACCAGCATGAAATCACTACTTTCTAAATTGCAATTTGAAACGTTTATTTTTGATTTAGAACCGTATGAAGAAGCTTTCGAAATTACGGGTTATAATCATGTGTTTGAAGATAAGCAAACTTTGTCTGTGGAAGTGGAACGTAATCAGGGAGTTAACCATATCTTTGAGCAATTAAGCGAACACGGTATTAAAGTGCTTTCGATGCGTAATAAATCGAATCGCCTGGAAGAACTATTCTTGAAAATTACAGAAGAAAAACATCAAGTGGGGGAGAAACATGTTTAA
- a CDS encoding DUF423 domain-containing protein — protein MKKTIITGATFAGLAVLLGAFGAHALKDVLGSYASTWETGVQYQMFHAGGILVVGLLMEKQASRLYTWAAILFSVGIVFFSGSLYVLSISKVSILGAITPIGGVCFVVGWFLLILGVSRRTMSRY, from the coding sequence ATGAAAAAAACAATTATTACGGGAGCCACTTTTGCAGGGCTGGCAGTTTTACTAGGGGCTTTTGGGGCACATGCTTTAAAAGACGTACTTGGAAGTTATGCGAGTACTTGGGAAACCGGCGTTCAGTACCAAATGTTTCACGCAGGAGGCATTTTAGTTGTAGGGCTATTGATGGAAAAACAAGCTAGTCGGCTTTACACATGGGCAGCGATTTTATTTTCGGTCGGAATTGTCTTTTTCTCGGGTAGTTTGTATGTGTTAAGTATTTCTAAAGTATCCATTTTAGGTGCGATTACGCCTATCGGTGGTGTTTGCTTTGTCGTTGGTTGGTTCTTGCTAATTTTAGGAGTATCAAGAAGAACGATGAGTAGATATTAA